In Perca flavescens isolate YP-PL-M2 chromosome 7, PFLA_1.0, whole genome shotgun sequence, the following proteins share a genomic window:
- the snphb gene encoding syntaphilin: MSAPAPANRRSALGSRRRTPAPPSNRDPHGNTSLSNSSNSGSCKGSDCSPTKGRHQKYTSCTDNHGIRPPPPEQYLTPLQQKEVCIRHLRARLKETINTLQDRDTEIDELRGQLYRMQEDWVEEECHRVEAQLALKEARQEIQQLKQAVDTVRASLSDAGGLSGDIGVQKYFQDINTQNHKLENLLLSMDLAQAGLAKEGEGESPGGIPKPAVGGRGSCSCDASPARSLTRSSTYTKLSDQALADRNGNGLDFPCLSGDGTQDSGFVCCGESSVPSRTDLLLEAAFLSEETASLLNSYAQTFSHSLPHSLPHSLPSSSLPHSLPHTYSHTLPHSFPHNLSHSMPHTMPHSSTYDKLCTGERLAPLRCGMGGVGCMSHPCLSHHHLYLHPLRETGIQTESCPIPATTGYPSDLDTIAEQRTFRSQACSPTSTWMSDEGEEELDSITTITSVTTATMMSTATEPIPVTKTPLVPPLPRSATVACSMESPVYGEEEEKQEKEKGEKEAAAMEQQEETTAIRLAEEEQRMQMGSEGGNEVEVQSAVDEVAPGKPCDFAETSAGTQGELQFGGCCGEGRQGGTLENLSMEDRQRDVGLPARSTQVETAELSPSSPRFSPDVEQPHTSQPRRSSSHEEIAGVTVVELHDENDDDEDETKEQDATGGAAAEEGDSTSSGTIEKSYWSRHFLVDLLAVAIPVVPTVAWFCRGPIRAGQPMYHIGSLLRGCCTVALHSLRRGGGLRHYPAGGGDLGGSQI; encoded by the exons GCGGACCCCGGCCCCGCCTAGTAATAGAGATCCCCATGGCAACACCTCCCTTAGCAACAGCAGCAACTCAGGCTCTTGCAAAGGCAGCGACTGCAGCCCCACCAAAGG ACGTCATCAGAAGTACACGTCATGTACGGACAACCACGGTATCCGGCCCCCTCCACCAGAGCAGTACCTCACACCACTGCAGCAGAAAGAGGTGTGTATCCGACACCTGCGGGCCAGGCTGAAGGAAACCATCAACACTCTACAAGACAG GGACACAGAGATAGATGAGCTGAGAGGCCAGCTATACAGGATGCAGGAGGACTGGGTTGAGGAGGAATGTCACCGTGTTGAGGCTCAGCTGGCCCTGAAGGAGGCGCGTCAGGAGATCCAGCAGCTTAAACAGGCTGTGGACACTGTTCGCGCCAGTCTCAGTGATGCTGGGGGGCTCAGCGGGGACATAGGGGTCCAGAAGTACTTTCAGGACATCAACACTCAGAACCACAAGCTTGAGAACCTTTTGCTGAGCATGGACCTAGCCCAGGCTGGATTAGCCAAGGAGGGGGAAG GGGAAAGTCCAGGGGGAATACCCAAACCGGCAGTAGGAGGGAGGGGGTCTTGCTCCTGCGATGCTTCGCCAGCCCGTTCTCTGACCCGGAGCTCCACTTACACTAAGCTGAGTGATCAGGCGCTTGCGGACCGGAACGGCAACGGCCTGGACTTTCCTTGTCTGTCAGGTGACGGCACCCAGGACAGCGGCTTTGTGTGCTGTGGGGAGAGCAGCGTCCCCAGTCGGACCGACCTGCTGCTGGAGGCAGCCTTCCTCTCTGAGGAAACAGCATCTTTACTCAACTCCTACGCACAGACCTTTTCCCATTCTCTGCCCCATTCTCTGCCCCATTCTCTGCCTAGTAGCTCTCTGCCCCACTCTCTGCCCCACACTTACTCCCATACCTTACCTCATTCTTTCCCTCACAATTTGTCCCACTCTATGCCCCACACCATGCCACACTCCTCCACCTATGACAAGCTGTGCACAGGTGAGCGGCTGGCACCCCTTCGTTGCGGCATGGGCGGAGTTGGCTGTATGAGCCATCCCTGCCTATCCCACCACCACCTCTACCTGCACCCCCTGCGGGAGACAGGCATTCAGACCGAAAGCTGCCCCATCCCTGCAACGACAGGTTACCCCTCGGATTTGGATACCATTGCGGAGCAACGCACTTTCCGCTCCCAGGCCTGCAGCCCCACCTCTACCTGGATGTCTgatgagggggaggaggagctggACTCCATCACCACCATAACTTCAGTAACCACAGCGACGATGATGAGTACAGCCACAGAGCCGATCCCGGTCACTAAGACTCCtctggtccctcccttaccacGGTCCGCTACTGTGGCATGTTCCATGGAAAGTCCTGTATatggggaggaagaggaaaagcaggagaaagagaagggagaGAAGGAAGCTGCAGCAATGGAGCAGCAGGAGGAAACGACAGCGATTAGATTGGCAGAAGAAGAGCAGCGGATGCAAATGGGCTCAGAGGGAGGGAATGAGGTGGAAGTTCAGAGTGCAGTAGATGAGGTAGCACCAGGAAAACCCTGCGATTTTGCAGAGACATCGGCAGGGACGCAGGGTGAGCTTCAGTTTGGAGGATGCTGTGGAGAAGGCAGACAGGGTGGGACACTGGAAAACCTCAGCATGGAAGACAGGCAGCGAGACGTTGGTTTACCAGCACGATCGACCCAGGTGGAGACAGCAGAGCTGAGTCCAAGCAGCCCAAGATTCTCGCCAGACGTAGAACAGCCTCACACCTCCCAGCCGAGGAGATCCTCTTCCCATGAGGAGATAGCTGGTGTTACTGTAGTGGAGTTGCACGATGAGaacgatgatgatgaagatgaaactAAAGAACAAGACGCCACAGGGGGCGCCGCAGCAGAGGAGGGAGATTCAACCAGCTCTGGCACAATTGAGAAAAGCTACTGGAGTCGTCACTTCCTGGTTGATCTGCTGGCAGTGGCCATCCCAGTGGTGCCAACAGTGGCGTGGTTCTGCCGTGGCCCAATCCGTGCCGGACAGCCCATGTACCATATAGGCTCGCTGTTGCGAGGCTGTTGCACTGTGGCGCTGCACTCGCTGCGCCGGGGAGGGGGGTTGAGGCATTACCCTGCAGGCGGGGGTGACCTGGGCGGATCACAGATATAA
- the sdcbp2 gene encoding syntenin-2 → MSLYPSLEDLKVDKVIKAQAQFAQSATSMPAITEGTYPPQPATAGMPGSSLYPNLEELGDYMGLALNSDEVHRNLALMPVADNQVAVPSISGVGGMVRPVTGADVGIRRAEIRPGLREIILCKDQEGKVGLRLRSIDNGVFIQLVQANSPAALAGLRFGDQVLQINGQNCAGWSVDKAHKALKAAAETRIELVVRDRPFQRTITMHKDSSGHVGFIYKSGKITSLVKDGSAARNGMLTEHFICEINGQNVIGLKDSQIKDILSTSPTAMTITIMPKFIYEHMVKRMSSGLLRSAMDHSVPEV, encoded by the exons GCCCAGGCCCAGTTTGCCCAGTCTGCCACCTCGATGCCAGCTATCACTGAGGGAACCTATCCGCCTCAGCCCGCCACTGCTGGGATGCCAGGATCAA GCTTGTACCCAAACCTAGAGGAACTCGGAGACTATATGGGTCTGGCCCTCAACAGTGATGAAGTTCATAGGAACCTGGCCCTGATGCCTGTGGCTGACAAC CAAGTGGCAGTGCCCTCCATTTCAGGTGTCGGGGGGATGGTGCGGCCCGTGACGGGGGCGGATGTTGGCATCAGGAGGGCAGAGATCCGCCCAGGGCTGCGGGAGATTATCCTCTGTAAGGACCAGGAAGGGAAGGTGGGACTCCGGCTCAGGTCCATCGACAAT GGAGTGTTTATCCAGCTGGTGCAGGCTAACTCTCCTGCGGCCTTGGCCGGGCTGCGTTTTGGGGACCAGGTTCTTCAGATCAACGGGCAGAACTGTGCTGGCTGGAGCGTAGACAAGGCCCACAAGGCCCTGAAGGCTGCCGCGGAGACCCGCATTGAGCTCGTGGTCAGAGACAG gccATTTCAGCGCACCATCACCATGCACAAAGACAGCTCTGGCCACGTGGGCTTTATCTACAAGTCTGGTAAAATCACCTCGCTGGTCAAGGATGGCTCTGCAGCCCGCAACGGCATGCTGACGGAGCATTTCATCTGTGAAATTAATGGCCAAAATGTTATTGGACTCAAG GATTCTCAGATCAAGGACATCCTGAGCACCTCTCCGACCGCCATGACCATCACCATCATGCCCAAGTTCATCTATGAACACATGGTTAAGAG GATGTCCTCTGGTCTCCTGCGGTCAGCCATGGATCACTCTGTCCCAGAGGTGTGA